aaaaagaaggaaaaatgaaaaataaaaaggaaaaagagaaaagaaaaagaaaagatgagggaaaagaaatgaggtccagtcctcactctggaaaccaaataaataaattaaaaaccgtaaaacgactaaataaattaaacaccgcatcaaataaataaaaatcaattaaaatacattaatttaaaataaataaactaatatattaattaaattaaaaacaacacttcagtgaaaatacacataaaagcaggtcatcacatccaACTTGTGGCAACGGGCAcaaggtccaaaagaccactaaccTCAATACATAGGGTGTAACAGTGTGTACCATCTAGAGGAAAAGTAAAAGGAATAATTGAATATATGAATGGAAAAAGTTTTTACCTTTGCCTAGAATTTCCATTATTAGAAACCTAGGGAAGAAACCTTGGTTAGCACATTGATACCACATGGCAAGCATTCACACGTCTACAAGGCTCAAAGCTAGGTTCATGTAACATATGGGTTCTAAAAGTTTGGATTTAggattattgttattattattattattatggttATCATTACAAATTAGtagttttaataattatagtattttaataaaattgtgttTTACCTTCTGGTAGTGATtttaattgagatttaaaattggattattatttatattattattattattattactactaCTAATATTTATCTACTTTGAGATGGTAATTGTTTTTGAATGGGAAATCCTCCAGCCTTCACACGTTAGACCTAGCTAGAATTACAAGGCActgtgcacgagaaatatggAAGGCTatcttgaagaacaagaaccTTTTAGCGTTTATTTTCTAGTGGGGGGTAGTTTCCTAATTGTAGTCAGAATCAAACCTTCAGCACTCCTTGAACAATGGGGCAAGCTTCGACTTACTGAGGCAGAACAGGTGGGGATACAAGTTGACTTCATAGCAGAGGAAATGATCTCAAAAAGAGGCAGAATGTGCCTCCTGGGACTGATAGTGATGGATAAGCAAATAAACAGAGAGGCCTTCCAGGGTACAATGGTGAGAATATGGAAGCCACGAGGGGTGGTTCTCTTCAAAACTGTCGGGGATAACCTGTTCTTAATAGAATTCAGTAATGCTCATGACTTGAACAAGGTCAAACAAGGGAAGCCATGGACATTTGACCGTAACTTAGTCTGCCTCAAGGAGTATGATGGGATGATGGCACCTAAAGATATAGCATTTGATTCAGAAACAATGTGGATCCAGCTCCACAATATCCCACTGGGTGGAATGACTAGGCAAGTTGGCTTGAGAATAGGAAGCAGTATGGGAGAGGTAGTAAATGTGGATGTGGATGAGGAAGGGATAGGTTGGGGCCTTATTTGAGTGTTCAGGTTAATATTAATATCACACAACCTCTCATGCGAGGTATTATTAGCTCCTTCAATGGGAGCAAGGTTTGGGTAGCATTCCAATATGAAAGGCTCCCAAACTTCTGCTTTGGCTGTGGTATAATTAAGCATGGCACGACTGGGTGCCCTGAACCTGCAGCAACCAGGTCATTGCATGGCAAATATGAAGCTCAATATGGTGCCTGGCTTCGTGCAACCAACCAGAAAGAAGGCACCAAACTGAATTCGATTGACAAGGAGGTACATGGCCATAACCAGGACCGCTACCCAGCAAGaaaggttgatgatgatgacgtgGAAACATTGACCAACCACACAGGAAAGCAACCTGACACGCCTGTAGCTGTTGCAGAATCACAGGAAGGAACCACTTTTCCAAGGACAGACCATGCTCCTGTCAAGTCTGGCTGCAGGAAGGACAGACGTGTGGAAAGGCCAGGTATGGCTCCAATTACTTTATCAGAGGCTCTTTCTAGGGAATGGAACATCACTAGACTTAGTGAAGGGGGACCCTTAGATGCCAACTCACCACAGACCCTCAGTCCAGATTACCTCCCTTTTGACCAAGGGGAACAAACACCTCATAACCTGAGGGGTATTAGAGTCAAGGGGCTTGAGCAAGCAAAACGGGCTGGTAATGGCACTGGTGAATAGAATAGAGAGGAAGTAAGGAACCAAGAACATATCCTCGAGGAGATTGACATCAATGTACCCCTAAAAGAACAATCTAGGAAATGGAAGAGGAGGGCCCGAGACATAAGTCTAATGGACCATGATACTTTACTGGACATAGGAGAGGATACAAATGAACTGGACACAATTGGCATCCAGACTAGAGGCAGAACTAAAAGAAAGGGGATTATTAAGGAATTAGCTAGGAAAAGAGGGAAAATGACACTGCAACATGAAGGGAGAGATACCAAAGGCACGGCAGAGGCTGACTTTCAGCCCTGCCAATTCAGATGAGTATCataagctggaactgccgagggcttgggaaccctcagacAGTTAGGATCCTTAACAGGTTGGTTAAGGATAAGTGCCCCAGTTTGGTCTTTCTTATGGAAACCAAATGTTCAAAGGCCAGAATTGAGACTGTTAAAAGGTGCATCAAATTTGATAGTTGCTTAGTTGTGGACAGTAAAGGGAGTAGTGGGGGGACTGGCCATGCTATGGaaggaggatgttgaggttcaacttttcaacttttCTAGATGGCATATCAGTGTGTATGTTAAAACTAGTGCTAATGAGACCCCATGGATGCTAACTGGCTTTTATGGTCACCCAATGACATCTAAGAGGGCACAGAGCTGGGCCCTCCTAAGAGTTCTGAAACCAACAGCCCCCACAGCATGGATGTGtataggtgatttcaatgaaatcaccAGTCAAAGTGAGAAAATGGGTGCTTTAACTAGACCCTACAAGCAGCTAGAGGCCTTTCGTGAGGCCATTGAATTTTGTGATCTAACTGGACTCAATACAAGGGGTCTGAAATATACATGGTCAAACAGGAGAAGTGGAAGGGGATTCACAAAGGAAAGACTCGATAGGGGGCTTGCTAATGAAGAATGGAATATGAGGTTTCATAATGCAACATGTATGGTACTCCCTGCAATAAAATCAGATCACTCTCCTCTAGTAGTATCATTAGTCAGTAGGTCTTTAGAAAGTGGCAGGAATTTCTCAAGATTCAGGTTTGAAGCTGCCTGGTCCTTAAAGACAGAATGCACTGCTATTATTCAAGCTGCCTGGTCAAAGGCAACAAGGGGTAGTGGTGCTAGTTCAGTAATCAGTAGCAAACTGGCCAACTGCTCCAAGGCATTGCAGCATTGGAATTCAACCCGAAGGAAAGAAGAGCAAGGCTCACTCAGGCAGAAGATGAAGAGAATTGCTGAACTACAAGATGATGACATGGGCAACCATGGCCCAACAATCAAACACCTGTAGGAAGAGGTGGAACAGGCCCTGaatgaagaagaacaaaaatggaaacaaagggctaaGCAACATTGGTTAAACCATGGTGACAGAAATACTCAATTCTATCACCATCAAGCCaatcaaagaaggaaaacaaactcCATTACACAGATTCTGGACCAAAATGGGCAGACAGTTGAAGGCAAGAAGGAGATAGCATCAGTTTTTCATGAGTATTTTACTAACATTTTCTCCTCAGGTCCATCTGAATTCTAGGAATGCCTCCAAGGGATGAATCCAACAGTAACCAACAGCATGAACACCCAGTTGTTGGCCAAGTTCACAGAGCAAGAAGTTAAAGAGGCTGTGTTCCAGATGAACCCACTTGGATCCCCAGGTCCTGATGGGTTTCCAGCCCATTTTTACCAAACTCAGTGGGATAACATAAGCAAAGAGACCTGCCAGTTtgctcttgccatcctaaaccaaGGTGGTACCTTATCTAGTGTGAATGATACCTTCATTTCACTGATACCAAAGGTCAAGAACCCAAAGAGAGTCACGGATTTCAGACCAATCAGCCTGTGTAATGTCAGCTACAAAATAGTTGCCAAGGTGTTAGCAAACAGAATTAAGGTTGTTCTTCCTGAGATAATATCAATGAACCAGAGTGCATTTGTTCCCGGTAGACTCATCACTGATAATGTACTGGTTGCATACGAGACACTCCATTCTATGCAAACAAGAATGAGGGGTAGAGCTGGTTATATGGCACTCAAGCTAgacatgagtaaagcctatgatcGAGTAGAGTGGGACTTCCTTAAAGCTATTATGGTAAGGATGGGTTTTGATCAAAGATTGGTTGGTTTAGTCATGGCCTGCATCACCTCAGTTTCTTACTCTATTCTAGTTAATGGAGAGGCCACCCTTTCTTTTAATCCATCAAGAGGAATTAGACAAGGAGACCCCCtctctccttatctttttatcatGGTAGCAGAAGCCTTTTCATGCCTCTTGAATCAAGCTGAATTGAAGGGCAGCATCTCGAGTATACCAATTGGAATTGGGCCCATTTGTGTTAACCATctgttctttgcagatgacagttTGCTTTTCTGTAAGGCCAACTCCTTGGAGTGGAGCAGGATGCTGTACATACTAGAAGTCTATGAGAAGGCCTCAGGGCAGGTGATAAACAAGGACAAAACCAACATCTTCTTTAGTAGCAACACTCCTACTGAGATCCAGACCAACATCTTGAACATATAAGGAGTTAAAGCATCTGGCTCTTTTGAGAAATACCTCGGCCTACCTGTTGTTTTGGGCAAATCCAAAGGGGCAGCCTTCCATTCTCTTATCGATAGGACATGGCAAAGGATTACAAACTGGAAGACTAAGTTTCTGTCAGCGGTAGGGAAAGAAATACTTATGAAGGCTGTCCTACAAGCTATCCCAACCTACACTATGGGCATCTTCATGCTCCCAGTGTCAATATCCAAGAGAATTAACCAACTGTTaaggaagttttggtggggttttAAGGAGGACCATACTAAGGTTCAGTGGGTTAAATGGGATCAGTTGAGCCTGAGAAAGGAGAAGGGTGGTCTCGGATTGAGGGCCATCAAGATCTTTAATCTTGCTATGTTGGCAAAACAAAGCTGGCGCCTACTACAAGTTCCAAGCTCACTGCCAGCTCAAATTCTCAAATAAAAGTATTTTCCCAATGGGGCACTCTTGGACTCAATGCTGGGTAGCAGGCCATCCTATGCATGGAGGAGCATCCAAAGTGGCCTACAACTCTTAAAGGAGGGATTGGTGTGGAGAATTGGTAATGGGACACGGGTAAGCATATGGAAAGACAAGTGGATCCCTCAACCTCATACATACAAGATACAATCCATCAAGCCTGAGGAAACAACCTTTTCATTAGTAGCAGACCTTATTGACCCGGATCTGAAGCAATGGAAAGAACCAGTCATCAATAGCCTGTTCTCTACAAATGAGGTGGATGCCATCAAGTCTATTCCAATTAGCATTGGTGGGAGAGATGATCAATTAGTGTGGAATGGTACTAAAAACAGTAAGTTCTCTGTCAGCAGTGCCTACCACCTTCAGAGAGAGATGGAGTCCAGACTaacggggggggggggtcctCATACCTTGATCCTCTTTCTAGTGTTTGGAAAACCCTGTGGAAGCTACCAACTACTCCAACAGTCAGAATGTTTGTGTGGAAAGCATGTAGTGAGGCCTTACCTACCATGGCAAACTTGATGAGAAGACACATTGTCACAGAAAGTTACTGCCCAGTATGCAAGCTAGAATGTGAGACAACTGAGCATGCCCTTTGGAGCTGTGAGGCTGCTAGGGATGTGTGGAGTCAGTGCAGGAAAAAGATCCAAAAGCTGAGCCTAAACTGTGTTTCCTTTAAGGAAACCTGGGGCCTTCTTAGTCAACAACTACAAGGGGAGGAGCTAATGGAAGTGGCAGTAATATGTCGTTCTCTATGGACCAGAAGAAATGGATTCATTCATGGGAAGGGCTTCATGCACCCAAACCAGGTTCTAAGCAAAGCCTTGGATGAAATAGAGGCTTACAAGTCTAGCCAGGACCACCAAAGCTCCTGTCCAGCCAGTCATGGTGAGGGGTCAGCTAGTGTCTGGATCCAACCCCTTGCAGGCTACTACAAGTTGAACTGGGATGTAGCCATCAACACTGCTCGGGGACTAGTGGGGATTGGTGCCATTTTGAGAGATCACATGGGAAGAAGTATCGGTACTCTTCAGGCCAGGAGGGAGCTGAATTTGAATCCTTTTAGTGGGGAAGCTTATGCCTTAATGATGAGTGTGGTCTTTTGTAAGGATATTGGTGTTTCTAATCTGGTAGTCGAGGGAGATGCTATACAAGTCATCAGGCTTCTTAGTGGCAGTGTCCTTGACTGTAGTTACGGTGGATTGGTAGTGGAAGATGCCAAGAGGGAGCTGAACACCTTTGCTACATGGTCAGCAATTCACACGAGGAGGGAAGGCAACAAGGCAGCCCATACTTTGGCCAGAAATGCTCTCACACTTTCAAATGATTTGTTAGAACTTGAACTTATGCCAGTTTGTATTCAACAGATT
The genomic region above belongs to Carya illinoinensis cultivar Pawnee chromosome 4, C.illinoinensisPawnee_v1, whole genome shotgun sequence and contains:
- the LOC122306382 gene encoding uncharacterized protein LOC122306382, producing MANLMRRHIVTESYCPVCKLECETTEHALWSCEAARDVWSQCRKKIQKLSLNCVSFKETWGLLSQQLQGEELMEVAVICRSLWTRRNGFIHGKGFMHPNQVLSKALDEIEAYKSSQDHQSSCPASHGEGSASVWIQPLAGYYKLNWDVAINTARGLVGIGAILRDHMGRSIGTLQARRELNLNPFSGEAYALMMSVVFCKDIGVSNLVVEGDAIQVIRLLSGSVLDCSYGGLVVEDAKRELNTFATWSAIHTRREGNKAAHTLARNALTLSNDLLELELMPVCIQQIVRSEMSVMSF